One segment of Eschrichtius robustus isolate mEscRob2 chromosome 3, mEscRob2.pri, whole genome shotgun sequence DNA contains the following:
- the LOC137761358 gene encoding olfactory receptor 10K2, producing the protein MEWVNETLVREFVFLGFSSLAGLQRLLFVVFLLVYMFTLGTNAIIISTIVLERALHTPMYFFLAGLSCSETCYTFVIVPKMLVDLLAQKKTISFLGCSIQMFSFLFLGCSHSFLLAAMGYDRYVAICNPLRYTVLMGHGMCVGLVAVACLCGFTIAEIITSLVFHLPFHSSNQLHHFFCDISSVLKVASHHTHFSQFVIIMLCALVLVIPLLLILVSYIHIISAILQFPSTLGRYKAFPTCASHLIIVIVHYGCASFIYLRPKSNYSSSQDALISVSYTILTPLFNPMIYSLRNKEFKSALQRVVGRTISLPQH; encoded by the coding sequence ATGGAGTGGGTCAATGAGACCTTGGTGAGAGAGTTTGTCTTCCTCGGCTTCTCATCTCTGGCTGGGCTGCAGCGGCTGCTGTTCGTTGTCTTCCTGCTCGTCTACATGTTCACCCTGGGCACCAATGCCATCATCATTTCCACCATTGTGCTGGAAAGAGCCCTCCACACCCCTATGTACTTCTTCCTTGCTGGACTCTCCTGCTCTGAGACTTGCTACACCTTCGTCATTGTACCCAAGATGCTGGTTGACCTGCTAGCACAGAAGAAGACCATCTCCTTCTTGGGCTGTTCTATCCAgatgttttccttcctcttcctagGTTGCTCGCACTCCTTCCTGCTGGCAGCCATGGGTTATGATCGCTATGTGGCCATCTGTAACCCTCTGCGGTACACAGTGCTCATGGGACATGGGATGTGTGTGGGACTTGTGGCTGTTGCCTGTCTCTGTGGTTTTACTATTGCAGAGATCATCACATCCTTGGTATTTCACCTGCCCTTTCACTCCTCCAACCAACTACACCATTTCTTCTGTGACATTTCTTCTGTTCTCAAGGTGGCATCCCACCATACCCACTTTAGTCAGTTTGTCATTATCATGCTCTGTGCATTGGTCCTGGTTATCCCCCTGTTATTGATTTTGGTATCCTATATTCACATCATCTCTGCTATACTCCAGTTTCCTTCCACATTAGGCAGGTACAAAGCTTTTCCCACCTGTGCTTCTCACCTTATTATTGTCATTGTCCATTATGGCTGTGCCTCCTTTATCTACTTAAGGCCTAAGTCCAACTACTCCTCAAGCCAGGATGCTCTCATATCAGTATCCTACACTATCCTAACTCCATTGTTCAATCCTATGATTTACAGCTTGAGAAATAAAGAGTTCAAATCAGCTCTTCAAAGAGTTGTGGGAAGAACAATTTCTCTGCCACAACATTAA